One Desulfurellaceae bacterium genomic window carries:
- the ftsH gene encoding ATP-dependent zinc metalloprotease FtsH → MILLLFNVFSRQQSPKPEVAFSDFFAALQRGEVSEVTIQGQTIHGRFSDDSRFTTFAPDDPELMHTLREQGVRVSARPEDSDPWYVAVLVQWFPMLLLIGVWVFFMRQMQMGGGKAMSFGKSRAKVLTENQQTVTFSDVAGIEEAKQELEEIIAFLKDPKKFTRLGGRIPKGVLLVGAPGTGKTLLARAIAGEAGVPFFSISGSDFVEMFVGVGASRVRDLFIQGKKQAPCLIFIDEIDAVGRHRGAGLGGGHDEREQTLNQLLVEMDGFEANEGVILIAATNRPDVLDPALLRPGRFDRRVVVPHPDVRGREEILRVHSRRVPTDESVDVETLARATPGFSGADLENLVNEAALLAARQNKEKVGMEDFELSKDKVLMGAERRSLILTSEEKRNTAYHEAGHALVAGLTPGTDPVHKVSIIPRGMALGVTQQVPVDDRHTFSKDYVLKRLAVMFGGRVAEEIVLGHTTTGAGDDIEKATDLARRMVCEWGMSEKLGPMTFGKKDEQIFLGRDFTQMKEYSEQTAIEIDTEVRQIIMHAYERAKALLQTNIEVLHKMAEHLLEKEVLDGAEIAEMIKLFGKEPDGMKDSPAPAGA, encoded by the coding sequence ATGATTCTCCTGCTGTTTAACGTATTCAGCCGCCAGCAGTCCCCAAAACCCGAGGTAGCGTTCAGCGATTTCTTTGCCGCTCTCCAACGCGGGGAAGTCTCCGAGGTCACCATACAGGGACAGACGATCCACGGCCGCTTCAGCGACGACAGCCGCTTTACCACCTTTGCGCCGGACGATCCCGAGCTGATGCACACCCTGCGCGAGCAGGGCGTGCGAGTGAGCGCCCGGCCCGAGGACAGCGATCCGTGGTATGTGGCGGTTCTGGTCCAGTGGTTCCCGATGCTGCTCCTGATCGGCGTCTGGGTGTTCTTCATGCGCCAGATGCAGATGGGCGGGGGCAAGGCCATGTCGTTTGGCAAGAGCCGCGCCAAGGTGCTGACCGAAAATCAGCAGACGGTGACTTTTAGTGATGTCGCGGGCATTGAGGAGGCCAAGCAGGAGCTGGAAGAGATCATCGCCTTCCTGAAAGACCCCAAAAAGTTCACCCGCCTGGGCGGTCGGATTCCCAAGGGCGTGTTGCTGGTTGGCGCGCCGGGAACCGGGAAAACCCTGCTGGCCCGGGCGATTGCCGGCGAGGCCGGGGTGCCGTTCTTTTCCATCAGCGGCTCCGACTTTGTCGAGATGTTTGTCGGCGTCGGCGCGTCGCGCGTCCGCGACCTGTTCATCCAGGGCAAGAAACAGGCGCCGTGCCTGATCTTTATCGACGAGATTGACGCGGTCGGTCGCCACCGCGGGGCGGGACTGGGCGGCGGCCACGACGAACGCGAGCAGACGCTCAATCAGCTCCTGGTCGAGATGGACGGGTTCGAGGCCAATGAGGGGGTGATCCTCATTGCCGCCACCAACCGGCCCGACGTGCTCGATCCGGCCCTGCTGCGGCCGGGACGGTTTGATCGGCGGGTGGTCGTGCCCCACCCGGATGTCCGTGGCCGTGAAGAGATCCTGCGCGTCCACAGCCGCCGGGTTCCAACCGACGAGAGTGTTGATGTCGAAACCCTGGCCCGGGCAACGCCGGGTTTCTCCGGGGCCGATCTTGAGAACCTGGTGAACGAGGCCGCCCTGCTGGCCGCCCGCCAGAACAAAGAAAAAGTCGGCATGGAAGACTTTGAGCTGTCCAAAGACAAAGTCTTGATGGGAGCTGAGCGGCGCAGCCTGATCCTGACGTCCGAAGAGAAACGCAACACCGCCTACCACGAGGCTGGCCATGCGCTCGTCGCCGGACTCACCCCCGGCACCGATCCGGTCCACAAGGTCTCGATCATCCCGCGCGGCATGGCGCTGGGAGTGACCCAGCAAGTCCCGGTCGACGACCGGCATACCTTCTCCAAAGACTATGTGCTCAAGCGGCTGGCGGTCATGTTTGGCGGTCGGGTGGCGGAAGAGATTGTGCTCGGCCATACCACGACCGGCGCGGGCGACGATATTGAGAAAGCGACCGACCTGGCCCGGCGTATGGTGTGTGAGTGGGGCATGAGTGAGAAGCTGGGGCCGATGACGTTCGGCAAAAAGGATGAGCAGATTTTTCTGGGCCGCGATTTCACCCAGATGAAAGAATATTCTGAGCAGACGGCGATTGAGATTGATACCGAGGTGCGTCAGATCATCATGCACGCTTATGAACGGGCCAAGGCGCTGTTGCAGACCAATATCGAGGTCTTGCACAAGATGGCCGAGCACCTTCTGGAGAAGGAAGTCCTTGACGGGGCCGAGATTGCCGAGATGATTAAGCTGTTTGGCAAAGAGCCGGACGGGATGAAGGATTCCCCGGCACCGGCCGGAGCCTAG
- the tilS gene encoding tRNA lysidine(34) synthetase TilS has product MKNRLRFSPLERKVKTALARFFSSQGDAGPGDRPIRIGVGVSGGPDSVALLSALLAQPESTRLSLSVLHVNHGLRPEAEREQRHVERLCRRWQLPCVVKKLDSSPPHGLEAWARAERYRFFGVAMEREGLDYLALAHTRDDQAETVLFRLLRGSARRGLSGMPPSRMIGTRGDKRLIRPLLDCTRQEVLAYLAERRLSSVTDPSNADLSYARNRIRHRLLPLLATEFSPRIARHLVHLADTLRAEEDWLEAATTGARERVEQERDGKPGLCLHAWAAEPAALRVRIVRQWLERADPDRELGFRHLEQVCVLAEGRIRGTVELPGSLQVRVEHGCLIAEPKRLITQPYAYPIACGQELRLPAVLHIPGSGWRCRLGAPIAWQAAPAQARTVDPWRTVFDARLVASGLQIRSARPGDRIAPLGMAGRKKVYDVFSDAKLPRRLRPVFPLVVVADNDVEVAWVPGHVRGKVGLVTTTTRAVCQCVVSPLPEKVELC; this is encoded by the coding sequence GTGAAAAATCGCTTGCGTTTTTCTCCGCTCGAACGCAAGGTCAAAACCGCTCTGGCGCGGTTTTTTTCCTCCCAAGGAGATGCTGGTCCGGGTGACCGCCCCATCCGTATTGGAGTCGGGGTGTCAGGTGGCCCGGACTCGGTGGCCCTGTTGAGCGCCCTGCTGGCCCAACCGGAGAGCACCCGACTGTCCCTCAGCGTGCTCCACGTCAACCATGGGCTGCGGCCGGAAGCCGAGCGTGAACAGCGTCACGTCGAGCGGCTGTGTCGGCGCTGGCAGCTGCCCTGTGTGGTCAAGAAACTGGACTCCTCCCCCCCACATGGCCTCGAAGCCTGGGCGCGCGCCGAGCGCTATCGGTTTTTTGGCGTGGCAATGGAGCGGGAGGGGCTGGACTATCTGGCTCTGGCCCATACCCGGGACGACCAGGCCGAAACCGTGTTGTTTCGGCTCTTGCGGGGCAGTGCCCGGCGTGGCCTGAGCGGTATGCCGCCGAGCCGTATGATCGGAACGCGGGGGGATAAGCGGCTCATCCGTCCGCTGCTGGACTGTACGCGGCAGGAAGTCCTGGCGTATCTGGCCGAGCGCAGGCTGTCGTCTGTGACCGATCCCAGCAACGCCGACCTGAGCTATGCCCGCAACCGCATTCGGCACCGTCTGCTGCCCCTGCTGGCGACCGAGTTCTCGCCCCGTATCGCTCGTCATCTGGTTCATCTGGCCGACACTCTGCGCGCAGAGGAGGACTGGCTCGAAGCCGCGACAACGGGAGCGCGGGAGCGCGTCGAGCAGGAGCGGGACGGTAAGCCCGGCCTGTGCCTGCACGCCTGGGCGGCGGAGCCCGCAGCCCTACGGGTGCGTATCGTGCGCCAGTGGCTCGAACGCGCCGATCCCGACCGCGAACTGGGCTTTCGCCACCTCGAACAGGTCTGCGTCCTGGCTGAGGGCCGGATCCGGGGGACTGTTGAACTGCCCGGCAGCCTCCAGGTCCGGGTCGAGCACGGCTGTCTGATCGCTGAGCCAAAGCGACTCATCACCCAACCCTACGCCTACCCCATCGCCTGCGGACAAGAGCTGAGGCTGCCCGCCGTCCTCCACATTCCCGGTAGCGGCTGGCGGTGTCGGCTGGGTGCGCCGATCGCGTGGCAGGCTGCTCCGGCCCAGGCACGAACGGTTGACCCGTGGCGGACCGTGTTTGACGCCAGGCTGGTGGCCTCAGGACTCCAGATCCGGAGCGCACGTCCCGGAGACCGGATTGCTCCCCTGGGCATGGCTGGCCGAAAGAAAGTTTACGATGTATTCAGTGATGCCAAGCTGCCGCGCCGTCTGCGCCCAGTCTTTCCCCTGGTCGTTGTGGCGGACAACGATGTCGAGGTGGCCTGGGTGCCTGGCCACGTCCGGGGCAAGGTCGGACTGGTGACGACGACGACGCGTGCGGTATGCCAGTGCGTGGTCAGCCCATTGCCGGAGAAAGTAGAACTATGTTAG
- a CDS encoding OFA family MFS transporter, with the protein MAKPQARLPRSIIALFCVVLQLCFGTVYAWSFFQTLLVRQLGWSFTETAWAFSIAIFSLGTAAAWAGAALPRFGPRRLALVGSALFSGGYLVASLALHLDSIGLFYLGYGVIGGVGIGLGYVTPVATAAKWFPDYKGLVTGTVVMGFGVGAFILSKGLAPFLVLRTGGDLALIFLWLGVVFACILLPSSLALSDPPAGGEPVAPSPRNATESSDSVAPYLRSSEFVFMWIVFFFNIAAGISVISFQSQLLQEVWGLADPSVEPATLAEYGATLIAVSSLCNGVGRLFWGLLSDRIGRVRVFRILLLSQMIVFGILMTERNPWVFSALVCYVLLCFGGGFATMPSFVLDVFGMKKMSTIYGAILTAWAAAGIFGPLYVGYLKDSYPDRAVIYCFLIGILMLGLGYIFSYLLNDDRIRLGRPTVEDTLRQYGIAPVR; encoded by the coding sequence ATGGCGAAACCACAGGCGCGGCTCCCGCGCTCGATCATCGCCCTGTTTTGCGTCGTCCTGCAGCTGTGCTTTGGGACGGTGTATGCCTGGAGTTTCTTTCAGACTCTCCTCGTCAGACAGCTTGGCTGGTCGTTCACGGAAACAGCCTGGGCTTTCAGTATCGCGATTTTTTCGCTAGGCACCGCTGCGGCCTGGGCGGGCGCCGCCCTGCCGCGGTTCGGGCCGCGCCGCTTGGCGCTGGTCGGCAGCGCCCTGTTTTCGGGTGGCTATCTTGTGGCCAGTCTGGCCCTGCATCTGGACTCTATTGGGCTGTTCTACCTCGGCTATGGCGTTATTGGTGGGGTGGGAATCGGGCTTGGCTACGTAACGCCAGTCGCCACCGCAGCCAAGTGGTTTCCGGACTACAAGGGCTTGGTGACCGGTACCGTGGTGATGGGCTTCGGTGTGGGGGCGTTTATTTTGAGCAAGGGACTGGCGCCCTTTCTGGTTCTGCGAACCGGGGGAGACCTGGCCCTGATCTTCTTGTGGCTCGGAGTTGTTTTTGCGTGTATCCTGCTGCCTTCCAGCCTGGCCTTGAGCGATCCTCCGGCCGGGGGTGAACCTGTTGCCCCAAGTCCTCGGAATGCGACGGAATCGAGTGACTCGGTTGCGCCCTATCTGCGGTCTTCCGAGTTCGTCTTCATGTGGATCGTCTTTTTTTTCAATATCGCGGCGGGCATCTCCGTCATCAGCTTTCAATCGCAACTCCTGCAGGAAGTGTGGGGACTGGCCGACCCCTCGGTGGAGCCGGCAACGCTGGCCGAGTATGGGGCGACCCTGATCGCCGTCAGTTCGCTGTGCAACGGAGTGGGGCGGCTATTCTGGGGCCTGCTCTCGGACCGGATCGGCCGCGTTCGGGTCTTTAGAATTCTGCTCCTCAGTCAGATGATCGTCTTCGGTATTCTGATGACCGAGCGGAACCCCTGGGTCTTTTCCGCGCTCGTGTGTTACGTCCTGTTATGCTTCGGAGGCGGCTTTGCCACCATGCCCTCTTTTGTCCTCGATGTCTTTGGCATGAAGAAGATGTCCACCATCTACGGAGCGATTCTGACGGCCTGGGCCGCAGCAGGGATTTTCGGTCCCCTGTACGTGGGTTATCTGAAGGACAGCTATCCCGACCGGGCCGTGATCTATTGCTTTTTGATCGGGATCCTGATGCTTGGCCTGGGCTACATCTTCTCCTACCTGTTGAACGACGATCGTATTCGGCTCGGTCGGCCGACTGTGGAGGACACGCTCCGGCAGTATGGTATCGCGCCCGTTCGGTGA
- a CDS encoding ABC transporter substrate-binding protein, whose translation MSALTRRALLRSGLRCCLVMPWLKPLEAIADQSAPQANPSDQRTASGLTDTEIILGVSAAFSGPSRGLGIELWRGASAYFTHVNRHGGVAGRKVTLKTYDDGYQPDPSVRNTMQLMLQDQVFLLFGYVGTPTVTRVLPMLKKFQDRNIFLFFPFTGAQPQREPPYGDFAFNLRASYRQETAGLVDNFVRIKRRRLAVFYQADAYGRSGWAGVRRALQQYGERIVGEATYRRGEKFTASMRKQVEILKASEPQAVICIGSYAACAAFVRDAVDLGLRVPIANLSFVGSENLLKLLTEMGGDSDPYTRLLVNSQVVPSYEETAIPAVREYRALMQRYDPQPPTALLKEAYTPFAHSFVSLEGFLNAKLMVEVLRRLGDDPARGRLEKAVFSVRDFDLGIGEPVSFGPERRQGLQQVYYTVVAEGRFVTLDNWEARFS comes from the coding sequence ATGAGCGCACTGACACGGAGAGCGTTACTCCGTTCCGGTTTGCGCTGCTGTCTGGTCATGCCGTGGTTGAAACCCCTGGAGGCAATTGCCGACCAGTCTGCGCCGCAGGCAAACCCGTCGGATCAACGGACGGCGTCCGGTCTGACCGACACCGAGATCATTCTCGGGGTGTCGGCGGCATTCTCCGGTCCCTCCCGGGGGCTGGGCATCGAGCTGTGGCGAGGGGCCAGCGCCTACTTCACGCATGTCAACCGGCACGGGGGCGTGGCCGGCCGCAAGGTGACGCTCAAAACGTATGACGACGGCTACCAACCCGACCCGTCGGTCAGGAACACCATGCAGCTGATGCTACAAGACCAGGTGTTTCTGCTGTTCGGTTACGTTGGCACGCCAACGGTGACCCGTGTCCTGCCCATGCTCAAGAAGTTCCAGGACCGGAATATCTTTTTGTTCTTCCCCTTTACCGGAGCGCAGCCGCAGCGGGAGCCGCCGTATGGCGACTTCGCCTTTAATCTGCGCGCCTCCTATCGCCAGGAAACCGCCGGTCTGGTCGACAATTTCGTGCGCATCAAGCGCAGACGCCTTGCCGTGTTCTACCAGGCCGACGCCTATGGACGGAGCGGCTGGGCTGGGGTCAGACGTGCCCTCCAGCAGTACGGGGAACGGATTGTCGGCGAGGCGACCTACCGCCGGGGCGAAAAGTTCACCGCCAGCATGCGCAAGCAGGTCGAAATATTGAAGGCGTCCGAGCCCCAGGCGGTGATCTGTATCGGCTCGTATGCGGCCTGCGCGGCCTTCGTGCGTGATGCGGTAGACCTCGGGCTGCGGGTGCCGATTGCCAACCTGTCCTTTGTCGGTAGCGAAAACCTGTTGAAACTCCTGACCGAGATGGGTGGCGACAGCGATCCGTATACGCGACTGCTGGTCAATTCTCAGGTGGTGCCGAGTTATGAAGAAACCGCCATACCGGCCGTCAGAGAATATCGTGCATTGATGCAACGCTACGATCCGCAGCCCCCCACGGCACTATTGAAGGAAGCCTACACGCCCTTTGCCCACAGCTTCGTCAGCCTCGAGGGGTTCCTCAACGCCAAGCTGATGGTAGAAGTGCTGCGCCGGCTTGGCGACGACCCGGCACGCGGCCGTCTCGAGAAGGCGGTGTTCAGCGTCCGGGATTTCGATCTCGGCATTGGTGAGCCGGTTTCCTTCGGTCCCGAGCGTCGTCAAGGTCTCCAGCAAGTCTACTATACCGTTGTCGCTGAGGGCCGGTTTGTGACGCTGGATAATTGGGAAGCCAGATTTTCATAA
- a CDS encoding serine/threonine protein phosphatase, giving the protein MARLFIVGDIHACPAELEALLSALGLEAKDHLVFLGDYIDRGPGAREVIDLLLALRADQECGLTFLRGNHEDMFLDFLGYGGGYGEAFLMNGGIQTLDSYGCWPDVDALPARIPETHIAFLRGLGLSFSGREPDHDLGQDILCVHAGIDPQRPLADQGVEHLLWIRHEFIDTPHSLPYTVVYGHTPQPELRFHLPYKVGIDTGLVYGGRLSCLEWTAKTVYQVAKGSRQVRVVDVGRQWSRGG; this is encoded by the coding sequence ATGGCGCGTTTGTTCATCGTCGGCGACATCCACGCCTGCCCGGCCGAGCTGGAGGCTCTGCTGAGCGCCTTAGGCCTCGAGGCCAAAGATCATCTCGTCTTTTTGGGCGACTATATCGACCGTGGCCCCGGAGCGCGTGAGGTGATTGACCTGCTGCTGGCTCTGCGGGCCGATCAGGAGTGTGGGCTGACCTTCCTCAGGGGCAACCATGAGGATATGTTCCTCGACTTTCTCGGCTACGGGGGAGGCTACGGCGAGGCGTTTCTGATGAATGGCGGGATTCAAACTCTGGACAGCTACGGCTGCTGGCCCGATGTCGACGCTCTGCCCGCGCGTATCCCCGAGACGCATATCGCCTTTCTGCGTGGCTTAGGCCTGTCCTTTTCCGGTCGGGAGCCCGACCACGATCTCGGTCAAGATATTTTGTGCGTCCACGCCGGTATTGATCCCCAACGTCCGCTCGCAGACCAAGGGGTCGAACACCTGCTGTGGATTCGCCACGAGTTCATCGATACGCCCCATTCCCTCCCGTATACGGTCGTTTACGGGCATACGCCCCAGCCTGAGCTGCGGTTCCACCTGCCCTACAAGGTCGGAATCGATACGGGTCTGGTGTATGGGGGGCGTTTGTCGTGCCTCGAATGGACCGCCAAGACCGTGTACCAGGTGGCAAAGGGCAGCCGGCAGGTGCGAGTCGTTGACGTCGGCCGGCAGTGGTCGAGGGGCGGATAG
- a CDS encoding enoyl-CoA hydratase: MSKLVLSETRNRVRWITINRPERRNALDSETIFSLKDALGEAARDPDSRVLVLTGAGGAFCSGADLWAGRSEGRPPGDVMEDGFNGVIRAIWNLPKPVIAAVDGVAAGFGCSLALACDVRLASSKARFSLIFVQRALTIDGGASYLLPRLAGLKGVEVALTGEAVDAEQAERMGLVNRVVPHDAFHACSAEYAEKMARQAPLALAAIKASLHHALESSLDEVLSYEMAEQRKMVRTSDFREGLSAFLEKREPRYSGR; the protein is encoded by the coding sequence ATGTCGAAGCTGGTGCTGAGCGAGACGAGGAACCGAGTCCGGTGGATCACGATAAACCGACCTGAACGGCGCAACGCCCTGGATAGCGAGACGATTTTCAGTCTCAAGGATGCCCTTGGCGAGGCGGCTCGCGATCCTGACAGTCGGGTCCTGGTGCTGACCGGAGCGGGTGGAGCCTTCTGTTCGGGCGCCGATCTGTGGGCCGGACGGTCTGAGGGCAGGCCGCCGGGTGACGTGATGGAAGACGGCTTTAACGGCGTGATCCGTGCGATTTGGAACCTGCCCAAGCCGGTCATTGCGGCCGTTGACGGGGTAGCGGCCGGGTTTGGCTGCTCCCTGGCCCTGGCCTGCGACGTGCGCCTCGCTTCCTCGAAGGCGCGCTTTTCCCTCATCTTCGTCCAACGTGCCCTGACCATCGACGGTGGGGCCAGCTATCTGCTGCCCCGCCTGGCGGGCCTGAAGGGCGTGGAGGTGGCGCTGACCGGGGAGGCGGTCGATGCCGAACAGGCCGAGCGCATGGGCCTGGTGAATCGGGTCGTCCCCCACGACGCCTTCCACGCGTGCAGCGCCGAGTACGCCGAAAAGATGGCCCGACAAGCTCCGCTGGCTCTGGCCGCAATCAAGGCCTCACTCCACCACGCTTTGGAGAGCAGTCTGGATGAGGTGTTGAGCTACGAGATGGCCGAGCAGCGCAAGATGGTCCGTACATCCGACTTTCGGGAAGGGCTGAGCGCCTTTTTGGAGAAACGGGAGCCCCGCTACTCCGGCCGTTAG
- the cofG gene encoding 7,8-didemethyl-8-hydroxy-5-deazariboflavin synthase CofG → MHEPVSEHVSPSFDQLLQNAADGRQLSAAEGYRLLHCTDEEFPALLATAGDLRDRHKGRTVTYSRKLFLPVTNLCRDRCSYCTFRKDPRDPAAWTMTRADLREWLARGQVQGCKEALMCLGDKPELVSRAYRTTLADLGHRTTTEYVYEACQIALSYGILPHTNAGILSADEMRQLKDVNVSLGLMLENISPRLRERGMAHFSAPDKEPAVRVKMIREAGQLEIPFTTGILIGIGETREEVVDSLLAIRDLHDEHEHIQEVIIQNFRAKPDTRMAGAPEPDSPEVAKTVAVARLLLGGQMNVQAPPNLNPADHRLLLRAGINDWGGISPVTKDYVNPEAAWPHLDSLAQTCREEGFRLRERLAIYPEYIDRPGWLLPALRPRTEELQAQVSA, encoded by the coding sequence GTGCACGAGCCCGTTTCCGAGCATGTTTCTCCGAGCTTTGATCAGCTCCTGCAGAACGCAGCGGATGGCCGACAGCTGTCGGCGGCCGAGGGCTATCGCCTGCTCCACTGTACGGACGAGGAGTTCCCGGCTCTGCTGGCGACCGCCGGCGACCTGCGCGACCGCCACAAGGGTCGGACGGTCACCTACTCACGCAAGCTCTTTCTGCCGGTCACCAACCTGTGTCGAGATCGCTGCTCGTACTGCACCTTTCGCAAGGACCCGCGCGATCCGGCAGCCTGGACCATGACCCGCGCCGACCTGCGTGAATGGCTGGCCCGGGGCCAAGTCCAGGGCTGCAAAGAAGCCCTGATGTGTCTGGGCGACAAACCCGAACTGGTCTCTCGGGCCTACCGCACCACCCTGGCCGACCTCGGCCACCGGACCACGACCGAATACGTCTACGAGGCGTGCCAGATTGCGCTGTCGTACGGTATTCTGCCCCACACCAACGCGGGTATTCTGAGCGCCGACGAGATGCGCCAGCTCAAAGACGTGAACGTCAGCCTGGGCTTGATGCTGGAGAATATCAGCCCCCGGCTGCGCGAGCGTGGCATGGCCCATTTTTCGGCGCCGGACAAAGAGCCGGCGGTGCGGGTCAAGATGATCCGCGAAGCCGGCCAGCTGGAGATTCCCTTCACGACCGGGATTCTGATCGGCATCGGAGAGACGCGCGAGGAAGTGGTCGATAGTCTGCTCGCCATCCGCGACCTGCACGACGAGCACGAGCATATCCAAGAGGTCATCATCCAGAACTTCCGGGCCAAACCCGACACCCGCATGGCCGGCGCGCCCGAGCCGGACAGCCCCGAGGTAGCCAAAACCGTAGCCGTGGCCCGGCTACTGCTCGGCGGCCAGATGAATGTCCAAGCGCCGCCCAATCTCAACCCGGCCGATCATCGTCTCCTGCTGCGGGCCGGCATTAACGACTGGGGAGGCATCTCTCCGGTCACCAAAGACTATGTCAACCCTGAAGCCGCCTGGCCGCATCTGGACAGCCTGGCCCAGACCTGTCGAGAGGAGGGCTTCAGG